From a region of the Engraulis encrasicolus isolate BLACKSEA-1 unplaced genomic scaffold, IST_EnEncr_1.0 scaffold_28_np1212, whole genome shotgun sequence genome:
- the LOC134443093 gene encoding uncharacterized protein LOC134443093: MVKGKVRIIEVQEADEENIISFEDVGGTQLLSASAPVVWSGMEEKMAQVYMPRSLPTTLGKLPSSRLASGPSSTPSNESTLPLASAASGTPSNESITPPLASTDSSHTPNVSPDSSLDDDDVPPSILHPSPAPSGLPSLSSPPPPSLPGCLPSLAPILPSTSTTTTPTRLPASLPPVPVPCKARRTFSRMSLLEPPSSLPPSHLEATPSQLPPLDLSALLKALGATSTRVAPLPPIEVRAAEEREDMESDMEVSQRRSH, translated from the exons ATGGTTAAG GGGAAGGTTCGCATCATTGAGGTACAAGAGGCAGATGAGGAAAATATTATTTCCTTTGAGGATGTTGGCGGCACTCAgctgctctctgcctctgctccagTGGTGTGGAGTGGCATGGAGGAAAAG ATGGCCCAGGTGTACATGCCCCGAAGCCTGCCGACCACCCTGGGCAAGCTGCCATCGTCCCGCCTGGCCTCTGGTCCATCCAGCACTCCCTCTAATGAGTCCACCCTACCCCTGGCCTCTGCTGCATCCGGCACTCCCTCTAACGAGTCCATCACCCCACCCCTGGCCTCAACTGACTCCAGTCACACCCCCAACGTCTCCCCAGACTCCTCCCTGGATGATGACGacgtccctccatccatcctccacccatccccagccccatccggactcccatccctctcctctcctcctccacccagccTTCCTGGCTGCCTGCCGAGCCTGGCTCccatccttccctccacctccaccaccaccaccccaaccaggCTCCCCGCATCATTGCCTCCTGTGCCTGTGCCCTGCAAAGCCCGCCGCACCTTCTCAAGAATGTCCCTCCTGGAgcccccctcatctctccccccatcccaccTTGAGGCCACCCCGTCCCAGCTTCCCCCCCTGGACCTCTCGGCCCTCCTGAAGGCGTTGGGGGCTACTAGCACCAGGGTTGCCCCCCTGCCCCCCATCGAGGTCAGGGCagctgaggagagggaggacatgGAGAGCGATATGGAGGTGAGTCAACGCCGGTCACATTGA